GCTCGGGCCACGATTACCTGGCCGTGCGCCCCCTGCTGCGCGACTTCGTCATGTCGATGCCGCGGGGCGCGGCGATCGTCTACCCCAAGGACGCCGCGCAGATCCTCGCCCAGGCCGACATCTTCCCCGGCGCGACGGTCGTCGAGGCGGGCGTGGGCTCCGGTGCGCTGTCGCTCTGGCTTCTGCGGGCGATCGGTCCGGCGGGGCGCCTGCTGTCGTTCGAACGCCGCGAGGAGTTCGCCGAGGTCGCCCGCGCCAACGTCGAGACGTTCCACGGCGAGCACCCCGCGACGTGGGACGTCATCGTGGGCGATCTGGTCGAAAGCCTCCCGGATGCCGTGGCCCCGGCATCCGTCGACCGCATCGTGCTCGACATGCTGGCACCCTGGGAATGCATCGACGCGGCCGCCGACGCACTGACCCCGGGCGGTGTGGTGCTCTGCTACATCGCCACCGCCACGCAGCTCAGTCGAGTGGCCGAGTACATCCGCGCGACGGGGCTGTTCACCGAACCGGATGCCAGCGAGACGATGGTGCGCGGATGGCACGTCGAGGGGCTCGCGGTGCGGCCCGACCACCGAATGGTGGCGCACACCGGCTTCCTCATCACCGCGCGCCGCCTCGCGCCCGGCGCGATCCCGCCGGAGGTGAAGCGCCGTGCATCGAAGTCGAGCTACGGCGACGAGGACGTCGAGCTCTGGACGCCCGGGGCCGTGGGCGATCGCGAGATCACCGACAAGAACCTCCGCAAGCGCGTGCGCGAGGCCCAGAAATCGGCGGAGGGCGTCCGGCAGTCCGTCGCGGGCGCCGCGTCGGGGGAGCACGGCTCGACCGCCTAAACTGTTCCGGTGCGCAGACTCCCCGCTCTCGTGGCCGTGACCGCCCTGGCCGGATTCGGCCTCGTCGGGTGCTCGGCATCCGCCGCCTCGTCGTGCCCGACGCCCACCGACAGCGCGATCGCGTCCGTCGTCGATGCGCCGGGTGAGGTCGGTTCGGTGCCCACCATCTCGGTGCGTTCGCCGTTCCTGCCGTCGCAGGCGGGCACCGCCACCCTGATCGAGGGCACCGGTCCGCGGATCACCACTGATTCGCAGCTCGCCCTCGTCGATGTGACGGTGCTCGACGCCGCGTCCGGCGAAGAGCTGGTCGCCACTCCCTACAACGCCGATGTCGCCACCGCGACGCCGCTGCCGCGTCTGACGCAGGCGGTGCCCTCCCTCGCGCCGCTGATGCAGTGCGTTGCCGAGGGCTCCCGCGTGGCCGTGGCCATCCCGGGCGACGACCTCGGTGCCCAGGGCGCGCAGGCGCTCGGCATCGCCGAGGGTGACGGTGCGGTGTTCGTGTTCGATGTGCGCAAGGTCTTCCTACCGGCCGCCGACGGCGCCGACCAGTACAACGCCGACTCGGGGATGCCGTCCGTCGTGCGCGCCCCCGATGGTCAGCCGGGTGTCGTCATCCCGGCCGGCGATGCCCCGACCGAGGCGCGGTGGCAGACCATCAAGAAGGGCGACGGCCTGACGCTGACCGCCGATTCGTCGGTCGTCATCCACGTGCAGGGAGTCGCCTGGGGCGCGAAGACGACCTTCGCCTCCACGTGGAAGAACGGGGCGCCCGGGCAGGCGCAGGTGTCGGTGCTGCCCCCGGTCATGGCGTCGGCCCTCGAGGGCCAGACCGTCGGCTCGCAGGTCCTGATCGTCGTCCCCGCCGACCAGACCGAGCAGGACCAGCAGATCCTGCAGGCACCGGCCGACGTCGCCCTCGTCTACGTCGTCGACATCCTCGGCACCGTCGGCTGACGCCACGGCCCGCCCGACGGGGCTCATGCTCCGATCCCTCCGCTCCCCGTCGGTGCGCATGCCCGACGGGCCGGTCGGCGGGTCGGTGCCTCGCGACGCCTAGGATGGGCGGGTGTCCGCCACCGCCTCTCGCAGCGCCCCCGAGGAGCGTCTCGTGAATCTCGTCGTCGCTCTCATGGCGACCGAGCAGGGGCTGACGAAGGACACGATCCTCTCCTCAGTCTCCGGATACCGCGAACAGCTCGAAGCCGGAGCGTCGAAGGACGCCCTCGAGAAAATGTTCGAGCGCGACAAGGAGAACCTGCGCGGGCTCGGCATCCCGATCGAGACGATCGGCAACCGCACCGACCCGGACGACCTCCGCGAAGCGCGTTACCGCGTGCCGACCGCGGAATACTCCCTTCCCGAAGACATCTCCTTCAGCCCGGCCGAGGTGGCCCTGCTCAACATCGCCGGCAGCGTCTGGGGGAGCGAATCGCTCTCGGCCGACGCCCGCAGCGGGCTGCGCAAGATCCGGGCGCTCGGCATCCCCGTCGACGAGCCCATCATCGGATACGCCCCCCGGATCCGCGTACGCGACGCGTCGTTCCCCGCGCTGCAACGTGCGATCGAGCAGTGCCGCGTGGTCACCTTCACCTACCTGCGACCGGGTGAGGCGCGTCCGCGGGAGCGTCGCATCCGCCCTCTGGCCCTGCTCGAGTACGAGGCCCGCTGGCACGTGTTCGGGTTCGACCTGAACATGGATGCCGACCGCACCTTCCTGCTGTCGCGGATCATCGGCGAGGTCACCGTGACGCGCGCCTCCTTCCCGGCCGCC
The DNA window shown above is from Microbacterium proteolyticum and carries:
- a CDS encoding tRNA (adenine-N1)-methyltransferase; amino-acid sequence: MSETPHLSGPFRVGDRVQLTGPKGRMHTITLRDQGELHTHNGVLKHELLVGAPDGSVVTNSSGHDYLAVRPLLRDFVMSMPRGAAIVYPKDAAQILAQADIFPGATVVEAGVGSGALSLWLLRAIGPAGRLLSFERREEFAEVARANVETFHGEHPATWDVIVGDLVESLPDAVAPASVDRIVLDMLAPWECIDAAADALTPGGVVLCYIATATQLSRVAEYIRATGLFTEPDASETMVRGWHVEGLAVRPDHRMVAHTGFLITARRLAPGAIPPEVKRRASKSSYGDEDVELWTPGAVGDREITDKNLRKRVREAQKSAEGVRQSVAGAASGEHGSTA
- a CDS encoding FKBP-type peptidyl-prolyl cis-trans isomerase, which codes for MRRLPALVAVTALAGFGLVGCSASAASSCPTPTDSAIASVVDAPGEVGSVPTISVRSPFLPSQAGTATLIEGTGPRITTDSQLALVDVTVLDAASGEELVATPYNADVATATPLPRLTQAVPSLAPLMQCVAEGSRVAVAIPGDDLGAQGAQALGIAEGDGAVFVFDVRKVFLPAADGADQYNADSGMPSVVRAPDGQPGVVIPAGDAPTEARWQTIKKGDGLTLTADSSVVIHVQGVAWGAKTTFASTWKNGAPGQAQVSVLPPVMASALEGQTVGSQVLIVVPADQTEQDQQILQAPADVALVYVVDILGTVG
- a CDS encoding helix-turn-helix transcriptional regulator, whose protein sequence is MSATASRSAPEERLVNLVVALMATEQGLTKDTILSSVSGYREQLEAGASKDALEKMFERDKENLRGLGIPIETIGNRTDPDDLREARYRVPTAEYSLPEDISFSPAEVALLNIAGSVWGSESLSADARSGLRKIRALGIPVDEPIIGYAPRIRVRDASFPALQRAIEQCRVVTFTYLRPGEARPRERRIRPLALLEYEARWHVFGFDLNMDADRTFLLSRIIGEVTVTRASFPAALREGAGERALAGLRAVADRQRALLEVHPGTEAALRLARRAEEAPQGIVVPFVDLHVFADELASYGPEVRVVAPEDLRAEVVRRLEATLRLHGGAA